One window of the Cryptomeria japonica chromosome 7, Sugi_1.0, whole genome shotgun sequence genome contains the following:
- the LOC131030822 gene encoding disease resistance protein Roq1-like, protein MEEVEPKDNEETEVNSEKEMNKDSEKDLTEDRDSEDKEGLMTVMFYLFQMARCCRDARVANPMREISMPHDCAKKRYYHRSINNSCLSTLLSNRGFMASTSSYPQKRSIVSPKVYDAFISYRGTDVEDTLAKELHDHLKDRLCQAFVDREETEGEDSIPSAIHNAICTSVVQIAIFSRRYAESPWCLDELVLILQQTDALFIPVFYDVQPWELRYIDNDKSQYAAAFSNYWSKGRNLDKLDKWKSSLESASNISGYEQSEHKDNLCERIVSRVLQEKEKRALLPVAKYPVGLDELVEDFERSCSKAARDRVTIVGIFGLGGSGKTTLAKELYNNKRSGYDASCFFSHVRKSHANSALPSMQSKLFYDLFHEDRKFGDTTEGIGQLEHRLRKAKHLHFLIVLDDIDHRDHVDTLLPEAMLSSDSLVIITTRDQSVLTGVDIHYRMKGMNWDRAINLFSSHALGRPNLPLSPTYENLNESFVKFCGGLPLALRVLGDHLYGKNEDDWELELEKVMDTQPMDIMQSLKISFDGLDSQEKQIFIDIACFSNKKTGYLVKNVAISIWNASGWDVEHAVQTLQDRCLVELSKDDEFQMHDHVHNLGRQLADPPRLWNSEVLRSMEAKGFKQILEQTKCRCFHSFKDSTLETEISYLIGSSDDSSETELLWLELGNKEGILKSIPTWIPLQKLRYLSVSNIEELWSTFQQQMQTNTQFRYENTVHLTISPRCKVFQI, encoded by the exons atggaagaagtggaacccaaAGATAACGAGGAAACCGAagtgaattctgagaaggaaatgaacaaagactctgagaaaGACCTGACTGAGGATAGAGATAGCGAGGACAAGGAAGGGTtg ATGACAGTAatgttttatctttttcaaatggCAAGATGCTGTCGTGATGCGCGTGTCGCCAATCCGATGCGAGAAATTTCGATGCCCCACGACTGTGCGAAGAAACGATATTATCACCGCTCTATAAATAATAGCTGTTTGTCTACCCTTTTATCGAATCGAG GATTCATGGCTTCAACTTCCTCATATCCGCAGAAAAGATCAATTGTCAGTCCTAAAGTATATGATGCATTCATTAGCTACCGGGGCACTGATGTCGAAGACACCCTTGCTAAAGAGCTGCATGACCACCTTAAGGACAGACTCTGCCAGGCATTTGTAGACCGTGAAGAGACAGAAGGAGAAGATTCTATTCCATCTGCAATTCACAATGCCATATGCACATCTGTGGTCCAAATAGCCATTTTTTCAAGAAGATATGCAGAGTCCCCGTGGTGCTTAGACGAGCTCGTTCTTATATTGCAACAAACTGACGCCCTCTTTATACCTGTCTTCTATGATGTCCAACCGTGGGAGCTACGCTACATCGACAATGACAAATCACAGTATGCTGCGGCATTTTCTAATTATTGGAGTAAAGGGAGGAATCTTGATAAGCTTGATAAATGGAAAAGCTCCCTGGAATCTGCTTCAAATATATCTGGTTATGAACAAAGCGAGCACAAAGA CAATTTGTGTGAAAGGATTGTGTCCCGTGTgctgcaagaaaaggaaaagagggcCCTGTTACCTGTTGCGAAATATCCGGTTGGACTTGATGAACTCGTCGAAGATTTTGAAAGGTCTTGTTCAAAGGCAGCAAGGGACAGGGTCACGATAGTAGGGATCTTTGGACTTGGGGGGTCTGGCAAGACCACCCTGGCAAAAGAATTGTATAACAATAAGCGTTCAGGCTACGATGCATCATGCTTTTTCTCTCATGTGAGAAAATCGCATGCCAATAGTGCTTTACCTTCCATGCAAAGTAAGCTCTTCTATGATCTCTTTCATGAAGATCGAAAGTTTGGCGATACTACTGAAGGAATAGGACAGCTGGAGCATCGTCTCAGAAAGGCAAAGCATTTGCATTTTCTTATTGTCCTCGATGATATTGATCATCGAGACCATGTAGATACCCTGTTACCTGAAGCTATGCTGAGCTCTGATAGCCTGGTAATTATTACAACCCGTGACCAAAGTGTGTTAACGGGTGTAGATATCCATTATAGGATGAAGGGGATGAATTGGGATCGTGCTATAAATCTTTTCAGTAGCCATGCTTTAGGCAGACCGAATCTACCTCTATCTCCTACATATGAGAATTTGAATGAAAGCTTCGTGAAATTCTGTGGAGGTTTACCCCTCGCACTTAGAGTTTTGGGCGACCATCTTTATGGTAAGAATGAAGATGATTGGGAGTTGGAATTGGAAAAAGTTATGGATACCCAGCCCATGGATATAATGCAAAGCCTTAAAATCAGCTTTGATGGTCTGGACAGTCAGGAGAAACAGATATTTATAGACATTGCTTGTTTTTCCAATAAGAAGACAGGATATCTAGTTAAAAATGTGGCCATATCAATCTGGAATGCATCCGGTTGGGACGTTGAGCATGCAGTTCAAACCCTGCAAGATAGGTGCCTAGTTGAACTGAGCAAGGATGATGAGTTTCAAATGCATGATCACGTCCACAATCTAGGAAGACAATTGGCAGACCCTCCTCGGTTGTGGAATTCAGAGGTTCTTAGATCTATG GAAGCAAAGGGATTTAAACAAATCCTAGAACAAACAAAGTGCAGGTGTTTTCATTCCTTCAAGGACTCAACCCTTGAAACTGAAATTTCTTATTTAATAGGTAGTTCGGATGACTCTTCTGAGACTGAACTCCTGTGGCTTGAACTTGGTAACAAAGAGGGCATCTTAAAAAGCATTCCTACATGGATTCCTCTACAAAAACTGCGCTATTTATCTGTTTCGAACATCGAAGAATTGTGGAGCACTTTTCAGCAGCAGATGCAGACCAATACCCAG TTTCGATATGAGAATACTGTTCATCTCACGATCTCCCCTCGTTGCAAAGTCTTCCAGATTTAA